In Verrucomicrobiia bacterium, the DNA window AGGCCCAGGGCAGAGGGGACGTTTACGGTAAACACAAATATCATGACAGGGATAAGATAGCGGGTCATCCGACCGACAGCAGCGTTGACCTCGGACTGGTCGGCCTGGGTGCCACTGCTGGCTTCACGCAAAATGCGGCGCAGGCCTCGAGCCTCTTTGTCGTCTGGCATAATTTGAGCGCTTTGGAAATACTGGGAAACGGCACTGCCGAATACCAGCAGCATAGCCGGCCAGTAGATACCGCCACCCTTGGGCAAAGCAGCCTTGGTCAGATCAACGACCCCAAAGAGGGTAGCGTCAAACCGGCCAATATCACTGCCGAGCTCTTTCATCCAGCTGAGTTCTCGCAGCCATCCATAGGACAGGTCAAGGATTGCTTGCGGGTTATCAACTACACGGCGCAGACCAGAATACAGACCAAGCAGGATGATCAGCTGTACGACCAAGATACCGATAGACCCAAAGGGGCTAATGCCGCGCTCTTTATAAAGCTCCATGATCATCATGGATTCTTTTTGCCGGTCGCCCTTAGTCGCTTGCTTGATGCGCTTTATCTCGGGCTGCAATGAGCGCATAGCCTTTGTGTGGTGTAGCTGCTTCTTAATGAGTGGCCACATAAGGAACCGGATCAAAACGGTAAAAATGATAATGCTGAGGCCAAAGTTATGTCCCGGCAGCAGGGCATAGATGAATACCAGTAGGTTAAAGAGCGGTTTTACAATCAGGACTTCAAACATTATTTCTCCCTAACTAATTCAACTTATTCTAGCATGTTAACAGATATCATTTTTCAGAAATGATACCGGCCTGCTTTAGCTGGGCCCGGACTAGCTTCTGAATATCTTCGGAGGGCAGGGTAGCTAGCTGTTCATGAAAGACCGTCAGCACCATATCGTAGGGCCTGCTTATGTCAGACTCATGCTGGCGAAAAACCTCATACAAGCGCCGCCTGATTCGGTTGCGCACCACCGCCGATTTGCTAACCTTCTTACTCACTACCACCGCCAGTCGGTATGACTTGCGTCGATCGTTGGTCACAAATTTAAGCGCCGACAGGGGACCACGAACCGTTTTTCCATTCTGATAGACATAGCGTAAAGACCCATACCCATGGAATCTATGTGAGCTGGCTATCATGTGACTGCTACTCCCTGCCCCTTCTCTGCCAGAATTTGACTTTTAGGTTTTTTTGTTGCGATTATGTTTTTTAGGCAGAAATCTTCGTTCGACCCTTTAGGCGACGGCGTGCAAGCACTGCCTTCCCTGCCTTACTGGTCATGCGTTTCATAAATCCGTGGCGTCTTGCGCGCTTACGGCTCTTGGGCTGATAGGTTCGTTTGGGCATAATTTCTCCGCCTTACCATACGTAGATTGCGGGCGAATCTGCTTGACTCACCTGCAAATCTAGTGATTTTAACAATGTTTATTCGCTAATTTTAACAAGTTTTCCCCGTTTCTCCAAGTATTTTCCACAGAAATTACAGAGGTGAGAAATATCTGTGTACAACTCCTCTCTGATATTTGGACGAACAGTTGTAGCTCTTGGTAGCTTCTGCATAGCTTGTGGAAAAGTGATATATTTCTGTATAGTGAACCCACAAAGTAGCGGTCCGAAAGGTGTAGAGGGTACGGGTATGCAGGAGGGTATTTGGCAAGCGGTTTTGGGTGAGATCGAACTCATGGTGTCCCCTGCTGTATTCAATACCTGGTTCAAGCCCACCCGAATCATCCGTTACAAAGACGACATCCTTGTGGTAGGTGTTAATAACGTCTTTGCTCAGGCGCAAATAGAGCGACGCTACAACGACTTGGTCCGCGACCTGCTGGCAAAGAATGGCCTGGAGCCAGCTCGCATTGAGTATAAGGTTCACTCTGGAACTATCAAGAAAACAGAGGAAGAGCCAATTATTTTGCGCCCCCGCGAAAAATCCGACATGGGCGCTAGTCAGCCCACTCGCTCGAGCGCCGTTGCCCATAGCTACCGCCAGGGACTGAGCGAGAAATACACCTTTGATACCTTTATTGTCGGTTCTGGCAACGAACTAGCCTACGCCGCCTGCCAGGCTATTGCCCAAAACCCAGGCACCAAGTACAACCCGCTGTTTCTCTATGGAGGTGTGGGTATTGGCAAGACGCACCTTATTCAGGCAGTTGGCAATGCCGTGCTGGCCCACAATCCCAATGCCCACGTCGTCTATGTGTCAACCGAACAGTTTGTCCAAGAGTTCCTGGACGCTATACGCTACAAGAAGAACACCGACTTTGCGGGCTATTATCGCAGTGCCGATGTACTTATCATCGACGACGTACAGTTCATCGCCGGCAAAGAGAAAACACAGGACGAGTTTTTCCATACCTTTAATGCCCTGCACCAGGCCAACAAGCAGATCATTGTCAGCAGTGACAAGCCGCCCAAAGATATTCCTACCCTAGAAGAGCGACTGCGCTCACGCTTTGCATGGGGTATGAGTATTGACATGCAAATACCAGACTTCGAAACCCGTTGTGCCATTGTCCAGATCAAGGCAGACCAAAGCGGTGCAGTACTTACACCCCCGGTTGTTGAGTATTTGGCTAATCATATCCAGACCAACATCCGCGAACTGGAGGGCGCATTGAACCAGTTGCTGGCCTTTTGCGAAATGCGCGGATTGGCACCAGATGTTCAGATAGCCACCAGTTTGCTCAGTAGCGGCAAGACACGACCAAAACACATTAGCGCCAAGCAAATTATCGAGCGTACTGCTAAGTACTTCCAGATTCCACTTGAGGATATCCTGGGCCCAAAGCGAGACAAAGATATAGTGGTACCCCGCCAGGTTGCCATGTATATACTGCGGAGTGAGCTACACCTGAGTTTTCCCAAAATTGCCCGCGAGTTGGGCCGCAAGGATCACACCACCGCCATTCATTCGGTTGATAAGATCGAAAAAGAAGTCACTTACGATGCCGATATCAAGACAGCTATTACCGAAATCAAGGAGCGTTTGTATGCGTAATTCACTCACCAGCTTCTGGCACACTACCTGCTCGACTGCCAATTTTTGTGGGAAAAGCTGTGCACAACATGTGCAGGGTCTGGGACATGCCTGGGTATGGTTTCTGAAAGCTGTACACACACCAAGCACCCTAACCGCCCCCGTGGGGGAAAACCAGGTTGTTATGCACGGTTTGTACCACTTTTGTACTCAGACTTTTCCCACAGATATTATTCACAATTCACCCCTGTTAAACAGCCAGTTATACGCAGTATCCACACTGTCTATTATGACTACTACTAAGTATATAAAGGAGTAAGGAATGAAACTTCAGGTAACCCAGGAAAACCTTTCAAAAGCACTTGGCAGTGTCAGCCGAGTTGCTAGTAGCCGAGGAACCTTGCCCATACTGTCCAACGTATTAGTAAAGACAGTAGACAATAGGCTCAGTATCGCAGCCACCAACCTCGATATCGCCATTACTCATTACATTGGCTCCAAGGTCACCGATGGCGGCGCCATAACCGTCCCTGCCCGGCTGATGCAAGACTTTGTAAGTAGTTTGCCAAGCGGTGTAATCGACCTGCATCTGGATGATTACAAACTAAAAGTAAGTGCCGATAAGTACCAGTCCACCATAAATGGTGTTACGGCCGAGGACTTCCCTGTCATGCCGGCCATTACGGATGGCAAGTCATGGACTATTGCTGCCAAGGTGCTAAAGGCTGGGCTGCAGCAGGTGGTCGGGGCTGCTTCCAGTGACGAGGCTCGCCCGGTCCTGACGGGCGTCTATGTGCATAGCCATGAGGGGTCTTTGTTTATGGTGGCGACAGACAGCTACCGGCTGGCCGAAAAACGACTTATGAATACCAGGGAAGACGTCAAGCTGCTGATACCTGCAAGCGCCCTCCAGGATTTGCTGCGCATTTTGGGTGAATATGACGAGGACGTGCATGTAACCCACGACGAACAGCAGGTTCTGTTCAAGGTCGGCGACATCGAGCTGGTAACACGGCTTATCGAGGGCAACTACCCAGACTATCGCAAACTTATTCCGGCCCAGTTTGCTTCTAGCGCCAAGTTG includes these proteins:
- the dnaA gene encoding chromosomal replication initiator protein DnaA, yielding MQEGIWQAVLGEIELMVSPAVFNTWFKPTRIIRYKDDILVVGVNNVFAQAQIERRYNDLVRDLLAKNGLEPARIEYKVHSGTIKKTEEEPIILRPREKSDMGASQPTRSSAVAHSYRQGLSEKYTFDTFIVGSGNELAYAACQAIAQNPGTKYNPLFLYGGVGIGKTHLIQAVGNAVLAHNPNAHVVYVSTEQFVQEFLDAIRYKKNTDFAGYYRSADVLIIDDVQFIAGKEKTQDEFFHTFNALHQANKQIIVSSDKPPKDIPTLEERLRSRFAWGMSIDMQIPDFETRCAIVQIKADQSGAVLTPPVVEYLANHIQTNIRELEGALNQLLAFCEMRGLAPDVQIATSLLSSGKTRPKHISAKQIIERTAKYFQIPLEDILGPKRDKDIVVPRQVAMYILRSELHLSFPKIARELGRKDHTTAIHSVDKIEKEVTYDADIKTAITEIKERLYA
- the rnpA gene encoding ribonuclease P protein component, with translation MIASSHRFHGYGSLRYVYQNGKTVRGPLSALKFVTNDRRKSYRLAVVVSKKVSKSAVVRNRIRRRLYEVFRQHESDISRPYDMVLTVFHEQLATLPSEDIQKLVRAQLKQAGIISEK
- a CDS encoding YidC/Oxa1 family membrane protein insertase — protein: MFEVLIVKPLFNLLVFIYALLPGHNFGLSIIIFTVLIRFLMWPLIKKQLHHTKAMRSLQPEIKRIKQATKGDRQKESMMIMELYKERGISPFGSIGILVVQLIILLGLYSGLRRVVDNPQAILDLSYGWLRELSWMKELGSDIGRFDATLFGVVDLTKAALPKGGGIYWPAMLLVFGSAVSQYFQSAQIMPDDKEARGLRRILREASSGTQADQSEVNAAVGRMTRYLIPVMIFVFTVNVPSALGLYWFISGVTAYLQQARILGQDETEMENMADKSSKTAVIEGEVIEKKKKTTKKKKASTTKKKRR
- the rpmH gene encoding 50S ribosomal protein L34 gives rise to the protein MPKRTYQPKSRKRARRHGFMKRMTSKAGKAVLARRRLKGRTKISA
- the dnaN gene encoding DNA polymerase III subunit beta: MKLQVTQENLSKALGSVSRVASSRGTLPILSNVLVKTVDNRLSIAATNLDIAITHYIGSKVTDGGAITVPARLMQDFVSSLPSGVIDLHLDDYKLKVSADKYQSTINGVTAEDFPVMPAITDGKSWTIAAKVLKAGLQQVVGAASSDEARPVLTGVYVHSHEGSLFMVATDSYRLAEKRLMNTREDVKLLIPASALQDLLRILGEYDEDVHVTHDEQQVLFKVGDIELVTRLIEGNYPDYRKLIPAQFASSAKLKRADLTNITKVSSLFARESAGSVTINLDDEKSLVSIRSVASQLGENTASASADVSGAGVITLNSRYILDALHGLSGEDVTMSFNGKLEPSVLADPAASDYLHVIMPLKS